GTGCAGTCGTTTTAATCAAGAAGATATAAGTGAAGCCAGTGAAACAAGTATTCCTTTAAATTCAAGAACACCAAGCAGTATATGCCCCGCATCTCCAACACATCAGGATATTATCCTTGATAATCCTGATAGTCTAGACGACGTCGACGGCCTTCCTGTTATTCATTGTGATGTACAATTGCGCGTACAACAAATTATCGTTGAAAACAAGGTGCTTGCatactattaatatttataacttgcaattattgttatcattatttttatctttattattattattattgttattacttgGTTATATCATTTAATATGTTCtgttacttataatttttattaacgatATTATTGTTGACTCATGGATTaactatataattttattcaacttgaCATGTAGGTAAAGGAAGAAGCCTTGAGAAAAGAATTACATACAACACGTTTAGCTCTTATTAAACAAGTCtgtaataatcataataatacaGATAATGATCGAGTTGATGATATAGTAAGTaatcattatttcatttaattaaatatttaaattactattactaatcatttttaattttattaaatctttcattcaaaaataataataataattacggtAGAACCTCGTGATAAGACTACGCGTTATAAGACTCTTTCCCTCAATTTGTTAAAATTCGCTCGGAACGCTTCCCCCATCAACAACTCAATAAAAGTTTTGCGCCAAAACTTCGCTATAAGACTAACGACCAATACGACTAAAATCGAGATAAAATGTGAATACATAGGTGTGCCGTCAATTGATCCCAAGAATTTTATACCACGACAAGTGATCCCTACAAATTGATCCCACCGACATCTGACACCATcaacaattgatttttatcaacaactaatttacataatttaatttttcatatttacaacagtgaattttaattactcatgtcatagtaattaattattttatgaatttgtcAGTGGGATCAGTTGTCTGTGGGATCAATTATCGTGTGATTACTTGTCGGTGATCATTTGTCATGAAACCGAATACATAAagattgtaaattaaatacagCAGAAACTCTGTAAGTCGAACCTCGATAAGTCGAAAACCTCCTAAACTCGAAGAAATGTTTCATCCCCTCTCCAAGCCCCAAAACCTCCGTTGCTCGAAATTTTTACCCTCTATAAgtcaaaataattagtgaGTCCCTACAAGCTATTTCTGTCCATTTTTATCCTCCATAACTCGAATACATACACTTGGACCTCTTTatctcgaatttaaaattattaccgtATGTAAGTATCTTATTAGGATTACCAGTTTTACGAAATGGTAATGGAATTCATAGCTGACGTTAGGTTTTCTGTTGGcgattgtaaaattatcataCTTTTAGACTTAGGATTCACTGCAATACACATCAATTTCGACAGCTCCTGCTGTCAAACTCGAAATCCTCTATAACTCGAAAACTCTATAACTCGAATTTTTTTGCCTCTTCCTTAGAGTTCGAGTTATAGAGGTTCtactgtaatttattttcataaagaatacttaaaatttcgtGGTatcacataattaattaacaaaaaagaacgacaaaattctgtttatttataattatatataaaatagatttACTGTATAATAGAGTAGATTTGAAtctaatacataaataaaatgcaaAACCGCGATAGTCTTAGCGAGGTTTGGGTGCTAACACTAGTGGGAGTAGCTCAATTCCAATGATTTTTTCCCACAGCCCCGAgctagtcttataacgaggccctactgtataataatttttgtattattattaaaaaaaaatgaaattattcagGGATCGCTACCGGATTCAGTTGGCAGTGCAGGAGATCACGGGGAATCTCTGCCCTCAGACATGTCTTGGGAAGCAGTAGAAGAACTTGGACCAGCGCCAACACTCTGGGTACCTGACCATGCAGTAAATCGATGCATGGGCTGTGATACTGAATTTTGGTTGGGCAGACGCAAACATCATTGCAGGTATTTTAGTAATCTTATAAATATGTTTAATGTTTAATGTAAATTGTTTGTAAATGACtgctttatacttttaaagaATGATAATGTCTATAAAATCATAGGGGTTGCGGTAAAATATTTTGCGCGGATTGTTCGGAAAATTCAACTCCACTTCCAAGTGAACAGCTTTATACACCAGTACGGGTATGCAGTGAGTGTTTTTCACGGctacatcatcatcatcacaaCACAAATTCATGTCAATGCAATACGTTACGTCATCCAACAACAATTACAACAACAGTAGCAAGTAAGCACATGGATAATAATGATTCTGTTGATTCGACACCATCTAATTCCGAACTAACTTTTGTCGGTACAAAATCAAAGCTCACTAATAATATAACTAAGGAAACCGGATGTGCTGAAACGTCATTAGCaataaattaccaaaaaaatcaaaccacTAGTTCGGTAGCAAGTGGTCAGGTTGTCAATTAATGCAACAGCAAAATGATAGAAATAAATGATGATTAtttatgtgattttatttggattcaaaattaatataaatataaatatatatttaattaaattatttattataaaaaaaaaaaaattgaaaccagtgaaaattttaaattaaattttaaaaaattaggctAGATTCCACTCGACGCATTCTATTCATTTATCATCagattaatgtaaaaaaaataaagaaaataaataaacaaataaatgacACATAGTTGCAGCTTGTGTACATGTAcacatatattaaatatatatatatggacaCATATAACAAGAAGGATAAATAATGATGTATTAAGATCGTATTATCggtcaaatatttattactaggataataataataataatgatatttttacgACAATGCATATAGAATTGGTGTTTATTAGACGACATCGTAAtggagaaataaatataattaaataaatatatgtagatttagtatatatacatatactttaaaaaaaaaaagaaaaataaataaataaatgtacatATGTATTTTGAATGGAATACTTGCATGTCtctgtaagaaaaaaaaaaaaaaaaaaaaaaaacaaaaaaaaaaatgagaaatgtGGAAAATGATACATGTATGTATCAGTATATTTTCTTCTCTTGTCAAGCGGTGAAATCCAATATGTTTTGATGCATTTCAAtgcatatttaatatatatatatgtatacatatgtgtgtatgtatgtatatatatatttatatatagttagGCTGTGATGGATATCATTTTCGGGCACGAACTAACGGCGGGATTTgtatagtaatttaaatagtttaattattagttattattattattattattattattattattattattattaattaattaattaataaataatattattaatgaaaaaaaattcagttgaatattgacttaaaaaaggaaaattactggctaaaaattttaattgtaatttattacctaattaatttaattgtagtcgattgataaaataattgataactgTACTACACTTACATgcgttattatttaaatgtcaaaaaaattaattttttttccttttatttaaagattttatgttttaataaatttattattcacattatacataaatacatacaatattaatttttatttacgtaaGCTATTGaacagtttaataaaatacataagttaattatttatattttatttatttattaagtcaGCGCTTTAGTTCTCGTTGTTGAAACGTTACGTAGCAGCAGTGTTgcatttttcaatatattattcgTGTCTTTGGTGTCATCGGCTTTTTGAAATTGTATCAAGATAACTAGGTATGTAGTAACTGCACCAGCCatctaaattaattgattaattaattaattaattgagttaataatttaaaaaaatttattttaccgaAGTAATAAGTGCGCGGTCCAGTGAAAAAAGCCCACAGGCTGTAAAATGAAGCGGTCGGTGTAATAATTGGagtgaaaatatttcaagCTGCTTTCGAATTTCCGGTTGCCATGAGTATGTCAGTAATTGACTGGCGAGAATCGCGGTTTTTTGGGACTCGTTTGTTGTCGAGTAGCACGGCTGGACCACTACGACTACACGAAAGACATGAAGACCACACCATAAACATTGGACGATTATAAATAGAGTTTCTTTGTCGCTGGTAGCCtccatcaataaaaaatacggAGTTATTATCAGATGAAACAGAGCTGTAATTGCGACGACGAGCATTGGCAATCCAAAGGCTTTGTTTATAAGAATATTTACGTCGCAGAGTGACGAGTGGATGGTAATTAGCTGGGACACTGTGTCCATCACGTCGCGCGATtctttaaataacaataacaataaaaagattatttataatatgagTTGTATAGAGATCGTAATGTTGGTAATTTACCGCGCTCTTCACCTGTCCAGCCGGATATTTTTGGAGTCCGAAAGAGTCTGCGGTCATGTTTATTGCTGCCGCCACTTGTTTCCGACCTCAAAATAGTCATTGGAAATTTATCTTTATCCGACAGCTCACTCACAAGGTCAATGTCTCTgcgcaaataatttttgctgctcttcaataaattttcaagattTTTATTGAGCCGCACAAAACGCTGGTTCAAATTGTAGGTCGCTATTGTGTACTGTATCTCTATTAATAACgcttggaaataaaaaaaataaagaggtGAATAATTAATTGGTCCTTTGTCTGGCATTTTGCGTTTCATTTTAGTCTGAAGGTCCCATGAGTAAATGTCCAGGCATGCGAgagctataaaaaatatcatcgtGCATGATGACAAAATTATTGCGAATCTCTGGGTTTTCTTGGGAGTTGTGAATCCAAGACGTTCGTCtgcctttaatttttaattgcttatgttattaattttagtgGGTTGTTTATGATTagatgattaataaattaatttattgattatacaTGAATAAGTCGTGCCATCATTTCACGAATGTATTTCCATCTGAATGGCGCGCCTAGAACTCCAGCAGCAGCTAAAAGTGCGACAGCAGTAACGTCGCCTATGGTGATATTCAATGCTGTTTGATGCTTCAATCTTGTACTGTTTTCCCAGCCATCTCTGAGGTCTCTCCAGAGACCCCATACTTCGGcaactgaaaaaaatacgaGCAGACAAACGCTGCTCGTtactcaaattattttttacactagtTATGATAAGAAGAGTAATATATGCAGTAGGGGTATGCGCATTGCCCGGACTTACGAATTAgtatcgaatcgaataattgtaaaatttcattttgaacgacttaaaattgtaattttttttccaataattgaaattttcgtcTGAGTAGTTAGGGCTTAGACaaataactcgaaaattttcggataattcgaaaatttacggaAAATCGAtgtcgaattattcgatttgaatttcaaatccAATTGGAattgaattcggagtgattacggattttatttaaatccgaactcactccgtcactcggagttccggagtttataaaaaaatcactctgcatacAGAGTAAATGGGGAGTTTGGTTTTCAACGGAGTGATTTTGAAGTTAACTGGATTTCATTTagatccgcattcactccgatttggAGTTTAACCCcccctcggagtgaatttctctccaaggggattaaataaatacgcaGTCCGGATTTACTCCACGTCtacttcat
This genomic interval from Microplitis mediator isolate UGA2020A chromosome 2, iyMicMedi2.1, whole genome shotgun sequence contains the following:
- the LOC130663783 gene encoding gustatory receptor for sugar taste 43a-like isoform X1, which produces MSKLTKSDLYQALFPIYHLSKVLGLLPVRLVRQRSDRYIGSIYIIDIVYSVCLLVFFSVAEVWGLWRDLRDGWENSTRLKHQTALNITIGDVTAVALLAAAGVLGAPFRWKYIREMMARLIHADERLGFTTPKKTQRFAIILSSCTMIFFIALACLDIYSWDLQTKMKRKMPDKGPINYSPLYFFYFQALLIEIQYTIATYNLNQRFVRLNKNLENLLKSSKNYLRRDIDLVSELSDKDKFPMTILRSETSGGSNKHDRRLFRTPKISGWTGEERESRDVMDTVSQLITIHSSLCDVNILINKAFGLPMLVVAITALFHLIITPYFLLMEATSDKETLFIIVQCLWCGLHVFRVVVVVQPCYSTTNESQKTAILASQLLTYSWQPEIRKQLEIFSLQLLHRPLHFTACGLFSLDRALITSMAGAVTTYLVILIQFQKADDTKDTNNILKNATLLLRNVSTTRTKALT
- the LOC130663783 gene encoding gustatory receptor for sugar taste 43a-like isoform X2; the encoded protein is MSKLTKSDLYQALFPIYHLSKVLGLLPVRLVRQRSDRYIGSIYIIDIVYSVCLLVFFSVAEVWGLWRDLRDGWENSTRLKHQTALNITIGDVTAVALLAAAGVLGAPFRWKYIREMMARLIHADERLGFTTPKKTQRFAIILSSCTMIFFIALACLDIYSWDLQTKMKRKMPDKGPINYSPLYFFYFQALLIEIQYTIATYNLNQRFVRLNKNLENLLKSSKNYLRRDIDLVSELSDKDKFPMTILRSETSGGSNKHDRRLFRTPKISGWTESRDVMDTVSQLITIHSSLCDVNILINKAFGLPMLVVAITALFHLIITPYFLLMEATSDKETLFIIVQCLWCGLHVFRVVVVVQPCYSTTNESQKTAILASQLLTYSWQPEIRKQLEIFSLQLLHRPLHFTACGLFSLDRALITSMAGAVTTYLVILIQFQKADDTKDTNNILKNATLLLRNVSTTRTKALT